A window of the Longimicrobiaceae bacterium genome harbors these coding sequences:
- the rpsO gene encoding 30S ribosomal protein S15 has translation MAFDQEAIITKHQIHPTDRGSTKVQIALLTARINDLTGHFRAHKKDHHSRRGLLKMVGQRRRLLDYLKRNDLQGYRALIADLGLRH, from the coding sequence ATGGCGTTCGATCAGGAAGCCATCATCACGAAGCACCAGATCCACCCGACCGACCGGGGATCGACCAAGGTGCAGATCGCGCTGCTCACGGCGCGCATCAACGACCTGACCGGGCACTTCCGGGCGCACAAGAAGGACCACCACTCGCGCCGCGGTCTGCTCAAGATGGTCGGCCAGCGCCGCCGGCTGCTCGACTACCTGAAGCGGAACGACCTGCAGGGCTACCGCGCGCTGATCGCGGACCTGGGTCTCCGCCACTAG